One window from the genome of Nicotiana tomentosiformis chromosome 5, ASM39032v3, whole genome shotgun sequence encodes:
- the LOC104091666 gene encoding S-adenosylmethionine carrier 1, chloroplastic/mitochondrial isoform X1, protein MGPFALALDTKNSFAASDASGRKMDNLQMVPKKFFASVNSGEEKPFDFLRILFEGVIAGGTAGVVVETALYPIDTIKTRLQETRGGGQIALKGLYSGLAGNLAGVLPASAIFVGVYEPAKQKLLKMLPENLSAVAHLTAGALGGIAASFVRVPTEVIKQRMQTRQFASAPDAVRLIVSKEGFKGLYAGYGSFLLRDLPFDAIQFCIYEQLRIGYKLAAKRDLNDPENAVIGAFAGALTGAITTPLDVIKTRLMVQGSANQYKGIVDCVRIIVAEEGAPALLKGIGPRVLWIGIGGSIFFGVLERTKRYLEQNRPDNAALKQD, encoded by the exons ATGGGACCTTTTGCATTAGCTTTGGATACAAAGAATTCTTTTGCAGCCTCAG ATGCATCTGGAAGAAAAATGGATAACCTTCAGATGGTACCAAAAAAGTTTTTCGCATCAGTCAACAGTGGAGAAGAGAAACCATTTGATTTCTTACGTATACTATTTG AGGGTGTCATAGCAGGAGGGACAGCAGGCGTTGTCGTTGAAACAGCTTTATATCCCATTGATACAATTAAAACACGACTGCAGGAAA CTCGTGGTGGAGGACAAATAGCCTTGAAAGGGTTGTATTCTGGGCTTGCTGGAAATCTTGCTGGAGTCCTACC GGCTTCTGCCATTTTTGTTGGTGTATATGAACCGGCAAAGCAAAAGTTATTGAAGATGCTTCCTGAAAATCTTAGTGCTGTGGCCCATCTT ACTGCTGGTGCTTTAGGAGGCATTGCTGCTTCTTTCGTTCGTGTTCCAACTGAG GTCATTAAACAGCGAATGCAGACTAGGCAATTTGCTTCGGCTCCTGATGCTGTTCGCCTAATTGTTTCTAAGGAAGGTTTTAAAGGTCTTTATGCG GGATATGGGTCATTTCTACTTCGAGATTTGCCATTTGACGCCATCCAATTTTGTATCTATGAGCAGCTGCGGATAGGTTATAAGCTGGCA GCAAAAAGGGACTTGAATGATCCAGAGAATGCTGTTATTGGTGCTTTTGCTG GTGCTCTAACTGGAGCTATAACCACCCCTCTTGATGTCATTAAGACAAGATTAATGGTTCAG GGTTCTGCCAACCAGTACAAAGGCATCGTTGATTGTGTGAGGATTATTGTTGCAGAAGAAGGAGCTCCAGCACTTCTAAAG GGCATCGGGCCAAGAGTGCTTTGGATAGGCATTGGTGGATCAATATTCTTTGGTGTTCTTGAGAGGACAAAGCGATACCTTGAACAAAATCGTCCTGATAATGCAGCCTTGAAGCAAGATTAG
- the LOC104091666 gene encoding S-adenosylmethionine carrier 1, chloroplastic/mitochondrial isoform X2 yields the protein MGPFALALDTKNSFAASDASGRKMDNLQMVPKKFFASVNSGEEKPFDFLQGVIAGGTAGVVVETALYPIDTIKTRLQETRGGGQIALKGLYSGLAGNLAGVLPASAIFVGVYEPAKQKLLKMLPENLSAVAHLTAGALGGIAASFVRVPTEVIKQRMQTRQFASAPDAVRLIVSKEGFKGLYAGYGSFLLRDLPFDAIQFCIYEQLRIGYKLAAKRDLNDPENAVIGAFAGALTGAITTPLDVIKTRLMVQGSANQYKGIVDCVRIIVAEEGAPALLKGIGPRVLWIGIGGSIFFGVLERTKRYLEQNRPDNAALKQD from the exons ATGGGACCTTTTGCATTAGCTTTGGATACAAAGAATTCTTTTGCAGCCTCAG ATGCATCTGGAAGAAAAATGGATAACCTTCAGATGGTACCAAAAAAGTTTTTCGCATCAGTCAACAGTGGAGAAGAGAAACCATTTGATTTCTTAC AGGGTGTCATAGCAGGAGGGACAGCAGGCGTTGTCGTTGAAACAGCTTTATATCCCATTGATACAATTAAAACACGACTGCAGGAAA CTCGTGGTGGAGGACAAATAGCCTTGAAAGGGTTGTATTCTGGGCTTGCTGGAAATCTTGCTGGAGTCCTACC GGCTTCTGCCATTTTTGTTGGTGTATATGAACCGGCAAAGCAAAAGTTATTGAAGATGCTTCCTGAAAATCTTAGTGCTGTGGCCCATCTT ACTGCTGGTGCTTTAGGAGGCATTGCTGCTTCTTTCGTTCGTGTTCCAACTGAG GTCATTAAACAGCGAATGCAGACTAGGCAATTTGCTTCGGCTCCTGATGCTGTTCGCCTAATTGTTTCTAAGGAAGGTTTTAAAGGTCTTTATGCG GGATATGGGTCATTTCTACTTCGAGATTTGCCATTTGACGCCATCCAATTTTGTATCTATGAGCAGCTGCGGATAGGTTATAAGCTGGCA GCAAAAAGGGACTTGAATGATCCAGAGAATGCTGTTATTGGTGCTTTTGCTG GTGCTCTAACTGGAGCTATAACCACCCCTCTTGATGTCATTAAGACAAGATTAATGGTTCAG GGTTCTGCCAACCAGTACAAAGGCATCGTTGATTGTGTGAGGATTATTGTTGCAGAAGAAGGAGCTCCAGCACTTCTAAAG GGCATCGGGCCAAGAGTGCTTTGGATAGGCATTGGTGGATCAATATTCTTTGGTGTTCTTGAGAGGACAAAGCGATACCTTGAACAAAATCGTCCTGATAATGCAGCCTTGAAGCAAGATTAG